Genomic segment of Truepera radiovictrix DSM 17093:
CTACCACCTGGGCGTGATGCCGTGGGTTGTGCGGATCCTAGGCGGCGGTCTCTCGCGGCTGCTCGGGACGAGCCGCGCGGAGTCGCTCTCGGCGAGCGCGAACATCTTCGTAGGGCAGACCGAGGCGCCGCTGACGGTCCGCCCGTACATCCCCACGATGACGCAGTCGGAGCTTTTTGCCGTGATGGTCGGCGGGCTCGCGTCGGTGGCGGGGTCGGTGCTGGCGGGGTACGCGCAGCTCGGGGTGCCGCTCGAGTACCTGATCGCGGCCTCCTTTATGGCCGCGCCCGCGGGGCTGCTGATGGCCAAGCTCGTCTTGCCGGAGACCGAGGCGCCGCAAGAGGCTGCAGCGGGCGCGGAGCAGCGGGGCGGGGTGCGTGTCGTCAAAGCGCCCGCCGAAGAGGTGCGCGCCGCCAACGTCATCGACGCGGCGGCGCGCGGCGCTTCCGAGGGGCTCGGTTTGGCGCTCAACGTGGGCGCCATGCTGCTGGCGTTTATCGGACTGATCGCGCTCGCCAACGGCCTTTTGGGGGGGGTGGGTGGCCTTTTGGGGGTTCCCCAGCTCTCTTTGGAGCTGCTCCTCGGGTACCTCTTCGCCCCCCTCGCCTTTGTCATCGGCGTGCCGTGGGCGGACGCGCCGCTCGCGGGTTCGCTCATCGGACAAAAGCTCGTCTTAAACGAGTTCGTCGCCTTCGTCGCCTTTCAGGACGTGTTGGGCGAAGGGGCCGCGTTGGGCGCGCGCACGGAGGCGATCATCACCTTTGCCTTAACGGGGTTTGCCAACTTCGGCTCGCTCGCCATCCTCTTGGGCGGCCTGGGCGGGCTCGCCCCCTCGAGGCGCGGCGACATCGCCCGCTTGGGGCTGCGCGCGGTGGCCGCCGCGACGCTCGCCAACCTTATGAGCGCGGCGATCGCGGGGCTGCTGCTATAGGGCCTGTGGCATGTGGCTCGTGGCGCGTGGTGAGGCCAGCGTCTACGAGCCACGGGCCACGGGCTTACTCGAGCCCCTGGTGCTCCCGCACCTGCCGCTTGAGGCGGCTCATGATCGCGCTCATCCCGCGCAGCCTGAGAGGCGAGATGACCTCGCCGAGCTTGAGCGCTTCGTAAAAGTTGTCGGGGGTCGCGAGGACCTCGTCCGGCGAGAGGCCGTTGAGCCCTTCGGAGAGCACCCCCGCGAAGCCGCGGGTGGTGGGCGCCTCGGGGGGGGCGTCGAAGTGGAAGACGACGCGCGCCTCGTCCGGGAACTCGGTGGCGATAAAGAAGGGCGTCTGGCACTCGTGGACGCGCTCCATGGCGTCGTGGTGGTCTCTAAAGTACTCGGGCAGCGGCGGGACCTTTTTGGAGTACTCGAGCAGCAGCTGTAGCCGGAGCTGCTTGGGGGCACTCTGAAAGCTCTCGACGATGGTCTGGAGTTTTGCGGGCACGCTCATCCCTTTACCCTACCCCCGGCGCCGTGGTAGCGGGGTGGCGTGCGCGTCAAAGGGC
This window contains:
- a CDS encoding SufE family protein; amino-acid sequence: MSVPAKLQTIVESFQSAPKQLRLQLLLEYSKKVPPLPEYFRDHHDAMERVHECQTPFFIATEFPDEARVVFHFDAPPEAPTTRGFAGVLSEGLNGLSPDEVLATPDNFYEALKLGEVISPLRLRGMSAIMSRLKRQVREHQGLE
- a CDS encoding NupC/NupG family nucleoside CNT transporter, giving the protein MALIGVVGMGVLLGLGWLLSLHRTRVRWRPVLGALAIQFAFGFVVLRWPPGRQALQALAFGVQSVIDYAAAGIDFLFGGLTAPGAPVSEALGTVFAFQVLPVIVFFASLLAVLYHLGVMPWVVRILGGGLSRLLGTSRAESLSASANIFVGQTEAPLTVRPYIPTMTQSELFAVMVGGLASVAGSVLAGYAQLGVPLEYLIAASFMAAPAGLLMAKLVLPETEAPQEAAAGAEQRGGVRVVKAPAEEVRAANVIDAAARGASEGLGLALNVGAMLLAFIGLIALANGLLGGVGGLLGVPQLSLELLLGYLFAPLAFVIGVPWADAPLAGSLIGQKLVLNEFVAFVAFQDVLGEGAALGARTEAIITFALTGFANFGSLAILLGGLGGLAPSRRGDIARLGLRAVAAATLANLMSAAIAGLLL